One window of the Diospyros lotus cultivar Yz01 chromosome 12, ASM1463336v1, whole genome shotgun sequence genome contains the following:
- the LOC127787595 gene encoding uncharacterized protein LOC127787595, translating to MEKPLPRKFKMPQINPYSGRDDPYDHMQNYESLMMIHGWDNEIMCRAFPLTLTGHAQAWFNGLLEASISSLGQLKTEFIKAFIINSQRKKDATYLLSIRQGNKETLRHYVDRFQNATLEICNLPIEMALSAMFQGTRLTPLEESLSLDPLKSLANLFIRANKYILHTEMMRMVRGNEDGERKRKERDIEEDLNRRQERTRRLDDVRPQFNHYTWLTQSRSTILAAIEGSSLIRLPKKVD from the coding sequence ATGGAGAAACCCTTGCCGAGAaagttcaagatgcctcaaataaatccttattcaGGCAGGGACGACCCTTATGATCACATGCAAAACTATGAATCTTTAATGATGATTCATGGATGGGACAACGAGATAATGTGCAGGGCATTTCCATTAACCCTAACTGGGCACGCTCAGGCCTGGTTTAACGGCTTACTCGAAGCATCCATCTCTTCACTCGGCCAGCTAAAAACAGAGTTTATCAAAGCATTCATTATTAACAGTCAGAGAAAAAAAGATGCGACATATCTGCTTAGCATTCGACAAGGGAATAAAGAAACCCTACGCCACTACGTGGACAGATTTCAGAATGCCACACTTGAGATCTGTAATTTACCGATTGAAATGGCACTGTCTGCTATGTTCCAAGGGACACGACTAACCCCTTTGGAAGAATCATTGTCTCTAGACCCTCTGAAATCTCTAGCAAACCTGTTTATTAGGGCTAATAAGTACATACTCCATACGGAGATGATGAGAATGGTAAGGGGAAATGAAGATGGGGAGCGGAAAAGAAAGGAGCGAGATATTGAAGAAGACCTTAATCGGCGACAAGAGAGGACCAGAAGACTAGATGATGTCAGGCCCCAGTTCAATCACTATACCTGGCTCACCCAATCTCGGTCTACCATATTAGCAGCCATAGAAGGATCAAGCCTAATCAGGCTTCCAAAAAAGGTGGATTGA
- the LOC127787596 gene encoding agamous-like MADS-box protein AGL62, with product MATANTKKRTTQGRQKIEIKKIESLSNRQVTFSKRRVGLFNKASELCVLTGAQVAVIVKSPGKRIFAFGHPSVDTVLDRYLNGGAAAAAGGNLPPLNATVFNRRYDEVVSELDREKKRRGTIEESNSREKNNGGFWWDRPVGEIEWPELEQYMSALEELKKKVAMRADEMMLIKGAASLPKSMFAMNPPMASPPPPPPPPHDNFFNQAITHEAANHDSKLGFDDKLFCDYC from the coding sequence ATGGCCACAGCGAACACGAAGAAGAGAACCACCCAAGGCCGGCAGAAAATCGAGATCAAGAAGATCGAAAGCTTGAGCAACCGGCAGGTCACCTTCTCCAAGCGACGTGTGGGTCTCTTCAACAAAGCCAGCGAGCTGTGTGTCCTGACTGGCGCACAGGTCGCCGTTATCGTCAAATCCCCCGGCAAGCGCATCTTCGCCTTTGGCCACCCATCTGTCGATACCGTCCTTGATCGCTACCTCAACGGAGGCGCCGCCGCAGCAGCAGGCGGCAACCTCCCTCCCCTGAATGCGACTGTCTTCAACAGGCGCTACGATGAAGTTGTGAGTGAGCTGgacagagagaagaagagaaggggaaCAATAGAAGAGTCCAACAGCAGGGAAAAGAATAATGGTGGGTTTTGGTGGGATCGGCCGGTGGGTGAGATAGAGTGGCCGGAGCTGGAGCAGTATATGTCGGCGTTGGAAGAGCTGAAGAAGAAAGTGGCCATGAGAGCCGATGAGATGATGCTGATCAAAGGTGCTGCTTCTTTGCCTAAGTCGATGTTTGCCATGAATCCTCCTATGGCaagtcctcctcctcctccgcctcCTCCTCATGACAATTTCTTCAACCAAGCAATTACTCACGAGGCTGCTAATCATGATTCGAAGTTGGGGTTTGACGACAAACTGTTTTGTGATTATTGCTGA